The sequence TGAAAGATAAGAATTTATAGGTTTTAAATGATTTATGGCTGGCAGCGCGTGGGCCTTCTTGTTTACTTAATAACATGGTTAAAAATCGTCAGCGTCCTAAATTTTGGATTTAATTAGGCTTGCGTCGTTGTAAAGCATATGAGCACGTGCAAGGTCTATGGGCGCATATAGAGGTATCTCTAGGAAATATTTCAGCTGCCAATTCTGAGTTTTTTGGGCCTGACGGCTAGTAGGATTATCCCAAGGGGGGTAGACACGGATTGCTCTTTTACCACCGCTCCCCTTATTGGATACTATATCCCGATCACACAGAATAACTTTTGGAAATATAAACTGACCAAACTGACTACCATTGCGTGTACTGATAACGAAGAAATCGGCTGGATCTGATACGTCATAGGGTTGGATTGGATTATCCCCGATTCTCTCCCATAAAGTCACGAATTGCCCGACCTTTGTAGGTGTGATTTTTGCGACACGAAATCTAATAGAAAGAGTATTCAAGTGATAGATATACGCCCCATATTCTGCATTTTGTGCTTCCGGCAGGGGATGGGAGCATTCAAATTTACAAGGGACATATACAAGATTATTAGTAGCAATCAGGTCACTATGAATTAATCCAGAGGAAGTCCAAGCACGTTGATCACTATGATATTTTTCTGAAAAGCCTTGATTAATTTCATCCATTTGTTCATATCCTCCATGTGAGTCCTAGTGAAAAGTATTTCGCGCTAAATACTTCCTATTGTACTGGTATCCACGTTAGTAAACAAATTTAGATATGAGTATATTCAAGAAACAAAGGAGAATTTTCTATTCCAAGCGGATAAATCGAGTGATAATATCATGAATGAATTAACAGTATTAGCCAAATACAGGGAGGGTTTTCTAAATGAAAAGGACTTTGAAAGCGATTCCATTTTTACTCGTTGTAATGATGCTTATGGCATTAGTGTCGGCATGTGGCAACAGTGGGGGCAGCGGGGGCAAGGTTGATGTAGGGATTGTATTGCCTACCAAAGATGAGCCAAGATGGGTACAAGATGAGCAAAGATTTAAAGATGCTTTGAAGGGTACAGATTATTCGGTTGATATCTTATTTAGCCAAGGGTCTTCCGCCAAAGAAAAAGAAAATGTGGATTCCTTAATCGCCAAAAATATCAAAGTACTGATCATTTGTCCTCAAGACGGTGATGCTGCTGCAGCTGCTATCGAAGCCGCTCAAAAAGCAGGCATCAAAGTTATCTCGTATGACCGGCTAATCACAAATACAGATGCTGTAAACTATTATGTAACATTTGATAGCGTTGCAGTAGGTAAAGCACAAGCCCAGTACTTGGTTGACAATGCCAAAGGTAATGGCCAACCATTGTATTTATACGCTGGTGCTGCTTCGGATAACAACGCATTCTTGTTCTTCCAAGGCGCTTGGTCAGTACTTCAGCCTAAGATTGCTGATGGTACATTCAAGATTGCTAACTCCAGCGAAGCTGTTGCACTGCAAGATACTGCAGAGTTGTCCCGTGATCAACAAAGTAAAATTATTAGCCAAGTTACAACCAACTGGGATGCTAACGAAGCTAAGAATAAGGCACAAACTCACTTGACTGCAGCCGCGGCTGATCAAAAAGGTGATGTAGCGATTTTGGCTCCAAATGATGGTACGGCTCGTTCAATCGCCGATGTCTTCGCTTCAGATAGCGAAATCACCAGCTATGTGGTTACTGGACAAGATGCTGAAAAAGCATCCGTTCAATACATTATTGACGGCAAACAGTCGATGACTGTCTTCAAAGATGTTCGTAATCTTGTTAAAGATGCAATGGGAATGGCAGTTGCCATTCTGGATGGCAAAACACCTGAAACTACCGGATCGTACAATAACGGCAAAGTGGATGTGCAAGCCAAACAAACAGACGTTATCGTAGTCGACAAAGCGAATGTTAAAGCAACGCTCGTTGATTCCGGATATTATGAAGCAGGCGATTTCACCGGTCTATAATCGCACATAAACATAGCTTAGACGGAATAGTGATAGATACGTCTATCACTATTCCTCTATCTTATGACTTGTTTTGTTAAGGAGCGTAATTTAATTATGAATCCATATATTTTAGAAATGAGCAATATTACCAAAGAATTTACGGGTGTCAAAGCGCTCTCCAATGTTAACTTCAAGGTGAATAAAGGTGAAATTCATTGTTTGATTGGCGAAAATGGGGCTGGCAAATCAACCTTAATGAAGGTTCTTAGTGGTGTATACCCGCATGGAACGTACTCAGGGGACATCATCTTTGAAGGCAAGGTGCAAAATTTCGCGAAAATCAGTGACAGTGTAAAAACAGGGATTGCCATTATCTATCAAGAACTTGCGTTGTTTCCTGACCTCACCGTTTATGAGAATATTTTTGCTGGGAATGAAGTGAAAAAAGGCTCTCTGGTGGACTGGAATCAAACGATTGTTAAAGCCAAGGAAATGCTGAAAAAAGTAAATTTGAATGTGAAC comes from Paenibacillus sp. 19GGS1-52 and encodes:
- a CDS encoding sugar-binding protein, giving the protein MKRTLKAIPFLLVVMMLMALVSACGNSGGSGGKVDVGIVLPTKDEPRWVQDEQRFKDALKGTDYSVDILFSQGSSAKEKENVDSLIAKNIKVLIICPQDGDAAAAAIEAAQKAGIKVISYDRLITNTDAVNYYVTFDSVAVGKAQAQYLVDNAKGNGQPLYLYAGAASDNNAFLFFQGAWSVLQPKIADGTFKIANSSEAVALQDTAELSRDQQSKIISQVTTNWDANEAKNKAQTHLTAAAADQKGDVAILAPNDGTARSIADVFASDSEITSYVVTGQDAEKASVQYIIDGKQSMTVFKDVRNLVKDAMGMAVAILDGKTPETTGSYNNGKVDVQAKQTDVIVVDKANVKATLVDSGYYEAGDFTGL
- a CDS encoding MepB family protein, which codes for MDEINQGFSEKYHSDQRAWTSSGLIHSDLIATNNLVYVPCKFECSHPLPEAQNAEYGAYIYHLNTLSIRFRVAKITPTKVGQFVTLWERIGDNPIQPYDVSDPADFFVISTRNGSQFGQFIFPKVILCDRDIVSNKGSGGKRAIRVYPPWDNPTSRQAQKTQNWQLKYFLEIPLYAPIDLARAHMLYNDASLIKSKI